The proteins below are encoded in one region of Doryrhamphus excisus isolate RoL2022-K1 chromosome 4, RoL_Dexc_1.0, whole genome shotgun sequence:
- the LOC131128202 gene encoding leucine-rich repeat transmembrane neuronal protein 4 isoform X2, producing MRRSRPHASMGLPVLCRWLVFIAAVPAWLLAAPNTIRERPCPQSCRCDGKIIYCESNAFRDVPSNVSVGTQGLSLRYNSLMSLRAHQFAGLSQLVWLYLDHNYIGSVDGQALHGIRRLKELILSSNKITLLKNNTFHDVPNLRNLDLSYNKLQVLQPNQFVGLRKLLSLHLRSNSLKTVPMRVFLDCRNLEFLDIGYNRLRSLTRNAFAGLFKLIELHLEHNQFSKINFAHFPRLTNLRALYLQWNRIKMLMQGLPWMWTSLQKLDLSGNELQTLDPSTFQCLPNLQTLNLDSNKLNNVSQQTVETWISLTTISLAGNLWYCNPNICPLVDWLKAFKGNKETTMICTGPKEAQGEKVSDVVETYNICTVTPSPITSTRAPLTSAFQTELLPLPTQPEVDKKLAENRTSSPTPPQASPSIPLPDSEYVSFHKIIAGSVALLLSVAIILLVIYVSWKRYPSSIKQLQQRSSVKKRQKKARETERTLNSPLQEYFVDYKPTHSETMDVLVNGTGPYTYTISGSRECEV from the exons ATGAGGAGGAGCCGACCCCACGCAAGTATGG GACTTCCTGTGCTTTGCAGATGGCTTGTATTCATAGCGGCGGTGCCTGCCTGGCTGCTGGCGGCTCCAAACACCATCCGTGAGCGTCCCTGCCCTCAGAGCTGTAGATGCGATGGCAAAATAATCTACTGTGAATCCAATGCTTTCCGTGACGTGCCAAGCAATGTTTCCGTGGGAACACAGGGACTCTCGCTGCGTTACAACAGTCTGATGAGCCTAAGGGCTCACCAGTTTGCAGGCCTCagtcaactggtttggctgtacCTCGACCACAATTACATCGGTTCCGTGGATGGTCAAGCACTTCACGGCATACGCAGGCTCAAAGAACTGATCCTAAGCTCCAATAAGATCACTTTgcttaaaaacaacactttCCATGATGTTCCCAACTTGCGCAATCTCGACCTTTCCTACAATAaactccaggtactccagccGAATCAATTTGTGGGTTTAAGGAAGTTGCTCAGTTTACACTTGAggtcaaattcattaaaaactgtCCCCATGCGGGTTTTTCTTGACTGTCGCAATCTGGAATTCCTAGATATCGGTTACAACAGGCTACGGAGTCTGACCCGTAACGCCTTCGCCGGACTCTTTAAGCTCATTGAGCTGCATTTGGAGCATAACCAGTTTTCCAAGATCAACTTTGCTCATTTCCCTCGCCTGACCAACCTGCGGGCGTTGTACTTGCAATGGAACCGCATTAAAATGCTGATGCAGGGTCTGCCGTGGATGTGGACTTCCCTGCAAAAACTGGACCTGTCTGGAAACGAACTTCAGACCTTGGATCCGAGTACATTCCAATGCCTGCCCAACCTCCAGACGCTTAACCTGGACTCCAACAAACTGAACAATGTGTCTCAGCAGACAGTGGAGACTTGGATCTCTCTCACCACCATAAGTCTGGCGGGTAATCTGTGGTATTGTAATCCTAACATATGTCCGCTAGTGGACTGGCTCAAGGCCTTCAAAGGGAACAAGGAGACCACTATGATCTGTACAGGCCCTAAGGAGGCACAGGGAGAGAAAGTGAGCGATGTGGTGGAGACTTATAACATCTGCACAGTAACGCCGAGCCCCATTACCTCAACAAGGGCACCGCTCACGTCTGCGTTTCAAACTGAACTGCTCCCTCTTCCCACACAGCCTGAAGTGGATAAGAAGCTTGCAGAGAACAGGACATCCTCTCCTACCCCTCCCCAGGCCTCCCCTTCTATCCCTTTACCAGATTCCGAGTACGTGTCCTTCCATAAGATCATAGCCGGAAGCGTGGCGCTCCTGCTCTCTGTGGCTATAATCCTACTTGTTATTTACGTCTCATGGAAGCGCTATCCCAGCAGCATCAAGCAACTTCAACAGCGTTCCTCTGttaaaaagcggcagaaaaagGCTCGGGAGACCGAGCGCACCCTTAATTCGCCACTGCAAGAGTATTTCGTGGACTACAAGCCTACACACTCAGAGACAATGGATGTGCTGGTTAATGGGACAGGACCTTACACATACACCATCTCAGGCTCCAGGGAATGCGAGGTATGA